GTCCGGGCCCGCCGACGGGCCGGTGCCGTGGTACGCCTCCCGGACCTCCGGATGCGCCAGCACCTCCTGGGTCGGTCCGTCGACCAGCACCTTCCCCGCGGCCAACACGGTTACGGAGGTCGCGAGTTCGGCGACCACCTCGACATGGTGCTCGACCAGGACGACCGCGACGCTGGACGGCAGGGCGCCGATGACGCCGAGCAGCCGGGCGATGTCGCCGTCGGTCAGCCCGGCCGCCGGCTCGTCCAGGAGCAGCAGCCGGGGGCCGCCCGCCAGCGCGGCGGCGAGGTCGAGCAGGCGGCGCTGCCCGTGCGAGAGCGTCGAGGCCGGCCGGTGGGCGAGGTCCGCGAGGCCGACCGTCTCCAGATGACGGCCCGCGGACTCCTTGTGCTGCCGGTGGCGGGACGGTCTGCGCCAGGCGCCGCGACGCTGCGGATGGTGCGGCCAGCCCGCCAGGACGATGTTGTCCAGCACCGACAACTCCGCTATGACCGATGGCTGTTGGAAGCTGCGGGCGATCCCGATACGGCTCCGCTTCACCGTGGAGGTCCGGGTGATGTCGGCGCCGTCCAGGGCGATCGTGCCGTGGTCGGGCCGGTCGGTGCCCGCGATGAGGTTGAGCAGGGTGGTCTTGCCCGCCCCGTTGGGGCCGATGACGGCGTGCCGGGCCCCTGCCGGCAGACACAGGCTCACGTCGTCGACGGCGGTGAGTGTGCCGTACCTGCGGGTGAGCCGGTCGAGGGCGAGGACGGGAGGGAGCGTGGTGGTCGGTGCGGGTGACGGTGTCATGGGGAGGCCTTCCCGGCGGAGGTCGGGGCGGGCGCGGACGGAGGTTGATCCTCGGCGGCGGAGGCGGCGGAGGCGGCGGAGGCGGCGGAAGCGGCGGAGACCCCGGGTGCCCCGAGCGCCCCGGGCGCCCCTGGTGTTCCGGGAGCACCTGTCGTATCGGAGGGCGGCCCGTTCTCCCCGCTCCCGCCGCCGGGTCCGCCGCGCAGCCCCGCCAGGCCGCGCGGCAGCAGGTACACGGTGGCGACGAAGAGCACGCCGAGCAGCAGCGGCCCGTGACCGGGCCAGGAACCGGCGACCCAGTCCCGGGTGGCGACGATGAGCCCGGCGCCCAGCAGGGCGCCGATCACCGACGTCGTACCGCCGATGACCACCGCCAGCAGGGCGAACGCGGCGATCTCGAACCCGACGTCGGCGGGGGAGAGGTACTGCTGGACGGTCACCATCAGCGAACCGCCCACCCCGGCCAGCGCGCCCGCGCAGATGTGGGCCACCAGCAGGTAGCGCCCCACCGGGTGCCCGGAGGCGCGCATCCGCGCCTCGGCGCCCCGGGTGCCGGTCAGCAGTTTCCCCGCCGGGGAGCGCAGGACGAGCAGGGTGACGGAGACGGCGACGACGGCGACGACGAGCGCGTAGGTGTACAGCTGGCTCTCCTCCAGCATCTCCTCCCCGCCCCACAGCGCCCGCGTGGCCGGGAAGCCGACGAGGCCGTCCGCGCCGCCGGTGACGGACTTGAGCTGGTTGACGACCGCGCCGGTCAGTTCCCCGATGGCGAGCGTGATCATCAGGACGGTGGTGCCACGCGCCCGGATCACCGCCGGACCCACCACCAGGGCGAAGACGGCGGCGGCGAGCGCCGAGAGGACGAGCTGCACGGGGCCCACGGTCCACCCCGCCTCCGCGAGGTTCGCGGTGGCGTACGCGCCCACGGCGAACGGCGCGGTCTGCCCGAGGGTGGGCAGCCCGGCGTACCCGGTGAGGACGGTGACGCTGACCGCGAGCAGCCCCAGGGCCAGGGCGGAACCGGCCAGCGAGATGCTGTACGTGTCGAGCAGGGCCGGCAGGGAGATCAGCACCAGGAGCAGCACGA
The nucleotide sequence above comes from Streptomyces sp. NBC_01116. Encoded proteins:
- a CDS encoding branched-chain amino acid ABC transporter permease, giving the protein MDLLDAHLVPAVDGVAFGLLLFVVAAGLSLAFGTAGVLNLSHGTLYAIGAYTGAELSDGTWGGLALGLAAGTAAACVAGAGLSAATAPLARRGHLAQALLTFGLALIGGDLLIQVFGADELPVRVPEALDTSVTLLGHRYPAYRLCFIVMAVLLAACGTWVLTRTRMGAAVRAAADDPQMLAATGRNPRAVHTGVLAAAGALAGAAGVLGAPIIGPGPGTSENVLMLSLVVVVLGGLRSLWATFFAAIAVGEVQTLGVSLAPDLAPYLLFAAMAAVLVLRSRFAEPAAAHGPEGAAQDPVARLRSRLVAVLRRRPLPAWTSRLPGGPAWRQAAPLLVLLLVLISLPALLDTYSISLAGSALALGLLAVSVTVLTGYAGLPTLGQTAPFAVGAYATANLAEAGWTVGPVQLVLSALAAAVFALVVGPAVIRARGTTVLMITLAIGELTGAVVNQLKSVTGGADGLVGFPATRALWGGEEMLEESQLYTYALVVAVVAVSVTLLVLRSPAGKLLTGTRGAEARMRASGHPVGRYLLVAHICAGALAGVGGSLMVTVQQYLSPADVGFEIAAFALLAVVIGGTTSVIGALLGAGLIVATRDWVAGSWPGHGPLLLGVLFVATVYLLPRGLAGLRGGPGGGSGENGPPSDTTGAPGTPGAPGALGAPGVSAASAASAASAASAAEDQPPSAPAPTSAGKASP
- a CDS encoding ABC transporter ATP-binding protein — its product is MTPSPAPTTTLPPVLALDRLTRRYGTLTAVDDVSLCLPAGARHAVIGPNGAGKTTLLNLIAGTDRPDHGTIALDGADITRTSTVKRSRIGIARSFQQPSVIAELSVLDNIVLAGWPHHPQRRGAWRRPSRHRQHKESAGRHLETVGLADLAHRPASTLSHGQRRLLDLAAALAGGPRLLLLDEPAAGLTDGDIARLLGVIGALPSSVAVVLVEHHVEVVAELATSVTVLAAGKVLVDGPTQEVLAHPEVREAYHGTGPSAGPDAARAEAIPTVCPSPTDARG